A genome region from Hevea brasiliensis isolate MT/VB/25A 57/8 chromosome 9, ASM3005281v1, whole genome shotgun sequence includes the following:
- the LOC110673839 gene encoding uncharacterized protein LOC110673839: MGCMSSKLMPRSLSLREELNQSMQRSANSNPAVEELGISQNINDKFLALVYTANTVANKLRSGSLSDKTPKPVVDYGNALNTSNSLEFVSNLEQGEDRKQGEPAAPRVDQIKRSRSFHCFKEHELPSPSPGKFDGTKEEGWNHKGVGKARSFHTVEEYDTLVEKIRLSGSCQSGSYSDDNGSITKLQVSDGQDKTSLEENTRSEKTSIMSNSELETRQQVANPNRSITKMEKGEDSPQEGNILEKGLKRKTMAEGLDSLEIPSAIEFTAVASLREWLHSGGQVYSPGAYRTPKFGSYSIPSCGSANECNEGAIFNPGLVAAFEERMQHLEAEAESILNRISENLEEE, translated from the coding sequence ATGGGATGCATGTCTTCCAAACTCATGCCTAGATCTTTGAGTTTAAGGGAAGAACTGAACCAAAGCATGCAAAGGTCAGCCAATAGCAATCCTGCCGTTGAAGAATTAGGCATCTCCCAAAATATCAATGATAAGTTCCTTGCTCTTGTTTATACAGCTAATACAGTAGCTAACAAACTCAGGTCTGGAAGTCTTTCGGACAAAACCCCAAAACCAGTAGTTGACTATGGCAATGCCCTGAACACCAGTAACTCATTGGAGTTTGTGTCAAATCTAGAACAAGGTGAAGATAGAAAACAAGGAGAACCAGCAGCTCCAAGAGTTGATCAAATTAAAAGATCCAGAAGTTTTCATTGCTTTAAAGAGCATGAGCTGCCCTCTCCAAGTCCGGGAAAGTTTGATGGgactaaagaagaaggatggaatcaTAAGGGTGTAGGTAAAGCTAGGAGTTTTCACACAGTAGAGGAATATGATACCTTGGTAGAAAAAATTAGGCTGTCTGGGTCATGCCAATCAGGATCTTATAGCGACGATAATGGATCAATAACCAAGCTGCAGGTTTCTGATGGCCAGGACAAAACTTCCCTAGAAGAGAACACCAGGTCTGAGAAGACTTCCATCATGTCAAATTCAGAGCTAGAAACTAGACAACAGGTTGCAAATCCAAATAGATCCATTACAAAGATGGAAAAGGGAGAGGACTCTCCTCAAGAAGGGAATATCTTAGAGAAGGGTCTTAAAAGAAAGACAATGGCTGAAGGGCTAGACTCGCTTGAAATTCCAAGTGCTATTGAATTCACAGCCGTCGCAAGCCTTCGGGAATGGCTTCACTCTGGTGGACAAGTTTACTCTCCTGGAGCTTATAGAACTCCAAAGTTTGGCAGCTATTCTATACCAAGTTGTGGGTCTGCAAATGAGTGCAATGAAGGTGCCATCTTCAATCCTGGATTGGTAGCTGCTTTTGAAGAACGTATGCAACATCTTGAAGCTGAAGCAGAAAGTATTCTCAACAGGATATCTGAAAATTTAGAGGAAGAGTGA